The genomic DNA AGTTTGGCCTCTCCATTGCCCAGCTGATTGATGTGGTGAGTGTTTCCAGCCCATGCTCATGATATAGTGCTTATAGCAACATTTTCCTCCAAAGCAAAGCACGGACAACAGCTTTGTTGCTGCCTGATAAATTAGGTGCGGTCATTCCTCAGGACATTTCTGAGACACTTTAAGCCGGCCAGTAAACTACAGACAgttctaaacatttttttttcaatgcatttaatCTCTTTCTTATTATCACCCATGACTGACACCATTCCTATGGAAATCATTAATATTAGAGAGCTTACTTAGTAAAGGAGATCAATCAAATGTTTGAAATGATTAACAATGatcatttattatatataataaaataatataataaaaaaatttcACTGAACATCCTTTTCTGACAGGATGATGTTGAATTAATTACAGTAATCCTAACAATCAAGGAAAGCAAAGTTCTCAGTAAGGGACAATAACTCACCGAAGTGGCTTGTAGTTTTGAGGTGATTCAAATATTCCAGCACTATGAGCCATGCTGGCCTGCGTGAGTAATGTTAATTTCCATACAAAGCAGTTAAATTTCTTCTAAATTTCTTCTAAAGTTCTATTCTTCTGGAGAAGCACAGGCTGTAACTCCTCACTTCCTGTCCCTCTCTCCACAGGATGAGAAGAACCAGATGATGACCACAAATGTTTGGCTGAAGCAGGTAATGTGACAGGTGTTTCATAACCGATATACTTCCAGTGTGTCAACTCGGGCCAGCTTCAAGCCATGCGAGATCCAGGATAACCAAAGGGAGACTGCATCCCTTACAGGAGCAGAAGGGATGTAATCAGCAAGGCATTGTGATGAGTCAATGAAGGTGACTTCTGCCAAATAAGCAAACTGAGCAGATAATGCTCAAGCTACTGACAACAAGTGCCCTCAAAGAGCCGTGTTTTAATTGGAATCTTACTGTTAGGGCAATCTAACAGTGGCTTTCTGGCTTGTCTCCCTTAATGATGACATTATGCAAGTGTCTATTGGTATTCTCTATCCTTAAAATGGTGGTTAAAGTATTTAAGTCTGTAACTATTCAGAGCTGATCTGAATCAACAAACACTTGTTGCATGATACAGTAATACTCTGTGGATACtctggtgtgtgtttttttctctatATTCTAACATTCTATTgcacagaaaaataatgttttaactgttttaAGTGGGATGTGGTTAAGATCATAAAGTACTTCCCACTAGATGTACACAATTCAGAACCGATTGAAGTCCTCCCTGTTTGTTCTTTTTGGTGGcagatttgtaatttgtttcCCTTTTCCAAATAAGAGTGCAGGTAACACAGTCCAGCATGCAAGAACACCCTCCACATGTGTCCTGAGGTGTCTGAGACAAACCCAGCTGTGTTACACTCTCTCATCCCTAGGAGTGGAATGACTACAAGCTGCAATGGAAACCGTCAGATTATGACAACGTCACGTCCATCCGTGTGCCCTCCGAGATGATCTGGGTGCCGGACATCGTGCTGTATAACAAGTGAGTGGCAGTGTCTACAGGAGCAGTTTCGGCAGAGATCAAACAGTCTATTGTGCAGAAGGGAGTGAAAATATCTTCCAGGGAGAAGAGAACTAAGTAGTCACTGAAAAGCTTCCTGAAGTGAAATACTGTGCTGCAATGGTATGGGTAAATACATACGCTGTATCTTACTTGATCGATTAGCCCATTCAAATCCATGTGTTATGGATGAGAAGCAGAAACTCAAGAGAAgaaatctattttatttatcttgGAAAACATGCAAGTCCCTTCCTGTGACGCTGTGGTACTGGTTTCATTATGGTAATCGCAAATCCCAGCACTTGCAAGAAATTAAATTTGAAACACACACATGATGAAATCCAGATTTCCAAAATTCAACTTCTTTAATGCTTGGTGAATCTGTGGAGGTTCACACCTTTAAGCACATCTCCAAATGAACCGATTTACACTGTTAAGGACTGTCTGGATAATGCAGCACTTTTCTAACTTTTTTAACTCTTTCAATTCCCAATTTGTCTGATGGTTTGGGTACCCAGTGTTGGTAGCATGTCTTAATAATGGGAAAATCACACTTAAGTGCAGAAGAATGTCCTGTTTGAAGGTTGACGTAAAAGATTGACTACAGATATTCCTACTATAGACAACTGCGCTATGCGATGCACACATGGTCCGTGAAGAGTTGTAAAAGTAATATTTCCTGCAGACTTCAGGAACATGATGCTACTGTACCACCTAGTGGATTGAATAAAATACtggtatttattaatatattaaactgATCCACTCCATAGACcttataaatgcattatttcttaactttttttaatttacaagatACTGTTATTTCAAAATATTCATGAAAGGGGAATTTGATTTAGTAATACCCAATCATCTCTCGTCTCATCAGTAACACAGCAAAATATATCTCTCTCTATTTACTCTATGTGTAAATTAGAGTCCAGAAGCCAAGAAAATTCATTAGCTCCTTACATTACCTGGATTGGAGGTATTAAAGGACAACACTTGAACAATAGTGGGACTCTTCATGTCACTACGATCCTTAAATGTTAggatatgtattttgtttatgaaAAATCCTCTCCAAAACTGTCTTCTATTTATCTCAGAGCCATGtgatttacatacatttttaaatgttttgtttctttgttgtaaAGCAATGTTTACCTGCAGGTGTAGgcaggggcgtcgcaagggggtaggcatcctaggcaattgcctggggccccgggctgAAGGGGGGCCCCCAAATGGGAACCCCCCCCCCTCGGTCCGCTGCCCCCCGCTCTCAGGGAAGAaagctcccccccaccccccccaccccgctaTCACGGAAGAAAACtccgccaccccccccccacgcgacatcaccgtcaggaattattttgcctggggcccccacataccctagaatcacctctgggTGTAGGTGCATATTTGGTTTTCCAGTTCTTATTGTGCTTGTTCCTAGTGTTGCCGCCTACCACGGTTTACAGGAACTGGTTGTTGTAGTGTGGAAGATTGAACGTAGCACACAGTTTCCTGACCATGGCTCGAATTCatggaaaaaaagagagaatgacttcaggaattattttattgtttcttttctccaAATCGGTTTCTCCAAAACACCTGTTTACAGAAACTATGAAGTATTAAGCATGTCTTACAGTAATCATACATGGTATTATAATTAGTTATAATTAGTTATAATGTTTGAATTGCTCTAGTACTGGAAATTAACTTCTATTAGATAAGTATGTCAAGAGAAAAATGTCTTCACTCCAACCTGGCTTGGATATTGTTTTGCACTACAGTTTTCAACCTATGGCATAGCTCTTTAATGATGTGACATTATGACACATTAGATCTTATTGAAGTTCCCTTACATAGGGTGTCCGTGTGTGATTGTACTTTCAGTGGTGTCATTTCTGTATAGCTGTGATCTCCAACCCTAGTCCTGAAGAGCCCAACCTTGTGAGTTTTAGAGTTCACcataaatcaccaatttctaaagacGGGGGACATTTGTTACTTATTGACCAATTAGGAAAGTACTACAGTGGGAACTATAGTCTTTGAGAGAATTCAGATGTTTGTTCCAAATTCATCTCCAAATGCTGGGATCTACCGATACAACTGCTGTTTTGACCACAgaatctgtattaatgtaaccttGTTGCTGATGCTGTTGTCTAACCTTGGGCTCTGCATACCATACAGTGCTGATGGCGAGTTCGCAGTGACCCACATGACCAAAGCCCACCTGTTCTACACGGGCATGGTGCAGTGGGTGCCCCCTGCCATCTACAAGAGCTCCTGCAGCATCGACGTCACCTTCTTCCCCTTTGACCAGCAGAACTGCAAGATGAAGTTCGGCTCATGGACCTACGACAAGGCCAAGATCGACCTGGAACGCATCGAAAACACTGTGGACCTCAAGGACTATTGGGAGAGTGGGGAGTGGGCCATCATTAATGCAGTGGGCACCTACAACACTAAAAAGTATGACTGCTGCCATGAGATCTACCCCGACATTACATACTTCTTCATCATCCGTCGGCTGCCCCTCTTCTACACCATCAACCTCATCATCCCCTGCCTGCTCATCTCCTGCCTGACCGTGCTGGTCTTCTACCTGCCCTCAGACTGCGGCGAGAAGATCACCTTGTGCATCTCCGTGTTGCTGTCCCTCACTGTGTTCCTGCTGCTCATCACTGAGATCATCCCCTCCACCTCCCTGGTCATCCCCCTCATCGGCGAGTACCTACTCTTCACCATGATCTTCGTCACGCTGTCCATTGTCATCACCGTCTTCGTGCTCAACGTGCACCATCGCTCGCCCAGCACCCACAAGATGCCCCGCTGGGTGCGCAGCGTCTTCCTCGAGTTCATCCCCCGCTGGCTGTTCATGAAGCGGCCCACCCCGGACGAGAAGCATCGCCGcctcctgcagcagcagcagcaggaccaGAGCGACACCAAGCTCAGCACCTCTAGGTACTGGCTGGAGACCGACGTGGACCTCAAGTACAGCGACGCCGAGCTGGGCATCCCCTCCTTCTCCCCCCCTCCCGCCGGCGCCGCCTCGGCCCGCCTGCCCACGTCCACCCACAGCCCCCTCCCGCAGAAACACAGCCTGCACCACCGACTAGAAGGAATGGCTCGCCAGCTCGGGGGCCGGGTCAACCCCACCCAGCGCCCTGCCAAGATAGACAACCTGGTGTCCGACCCCAACTTCCCCTTCTCCCCCAGCATCCTGCGGGCCCTGGAGGGAGTGCACTATATCGCAGACCACCTCCGGGCAGAAGACGCAGACTTCTCTGTAAGtgaccttttcttttttaacaaatGGATGATAGAACATATAGCCAAtccaattttatattttaatttcaacgCAGCGAGTAACATCTACAGAGCGCCACAAAATCATATGAACATGAATGTACTGTTTAGAAAAGTAGACATTTACAAATTACTCAAAAAATGGGAACTCTAGAATATTTCAATACCCacgttttctttgtttgtttcaacAGACATTGAGAGATTTCAAAACAGAGAAGGATGACAGAAAGTTggatttaaaacaatgtgtatATCCCCAGTGATCCATGCCCCCTCTTTTGTACTCCATAAGCTCTCCTCAGTGCATCAATACTTCACACTGACCGCTGTGCAAGACCAGTTCCTAATCCTACTCTGCTCACTATGGAGGTGTAATGTAACCCTCAATTCCTATAGTTGTATTTTCTACTGTATTGTTTGTGCTTCTTTCCCAAATCAATTGCATTACAGAGTTCTTAACTTGCAACTGCATTTTGTGCAAAgataacacagagcacacgggTGAGGGCTGAATCAGAGCCATCATTTAACTTCTACATTTTATGCATTGAATTTCTTGATCAGAAGCTTTAAAGGTTTACTGCCTTGCTGCAAATAGCTGGTGTAAAAAGGATTCTCCTGATCAGATCatccattttaattgattttatttcttcatttctcATGTCTTGATGAAGTAACCTTTTGAGGCTGTcgttttctttttcatgtatttGCCTTCTCTTATCTGTATTATCGCACATGTAAGCTTATTTTTCTTGGTCTCATTTGCAGGTGAAGGAGGACTGGAAATACGTCGCTATGGTGATTGACCGCATTTTCCTGTGGATGTTCATCATCGTGTGCTTGTTGGGTACGATTGGGCTCTTCCTCCCACCCTGGCTCGCCGGGATGATCTAGGCACGTCTCTCTCGACAGAAAGACGTTCGTGTGAATAGAGGCGGCATGTGAGAATGGCCGAGGCCTGCATGACCTGGATCCTCTGTCTTGATGTCACGATGACACACACCACCAGCTGGAGTGCAGAATGGTTTTCTCAGGATACAAAATGCATATCCTACacgtttctttcttttttttttctctaaatgAAAACGTCCTGGATCTCTTCCTTTAAAGGAGCCCCTTGATATTCTGGACATTTTCACTCCCTGGTATTGCTGCCATTGAAATGGTtcgattgtatttttaaatgcaatgctGTACTGTATAATAAAATGTACTCAACACTCTTCTCTGACTTGACTTGACTTTGCTCTGGGCACTGCAGTGATATCCATCACCAATAGGGATCTGTGCAATAGAACGAAGAGAATCTACAGTAATAGCACAGGTGTTTGGTGCACTGAACATTTAAACCTCTGCCAGAGAATCAACATCAAAGGCAAATCAATACCATGCATGCCAAACCagtacatttatttcaaatgattCTACTCAAGGTACTAGACAGCACCTGCAGCCAATGTAATTGGTTTTCTTCCCCAGCTACAccattcaaggtttgttttgttttttttggttttggggggagagagaggagaagcaACCAAGGTTGCAGATTTGTGTTTTGAACGTTGTTTTGTTTCCCTGTTTTGTTAGGAGAGACTGGCTATGACTTTGGACcagttgttttatttctttttctttttcatttttctttttttctgtataaACCTCCCCAGCATTTGCCATTAAAAGgacaattataaaataaaccCAGCCACTGTTTCCTTCGCTCTGTTGTCTGCCTCCACTGTGTTCTGCCTGGGaagctgtgtgtgcagtgtgaaagtttacattattttaaccaATCCAAAACTATTATTGTGCTACAATTATGAAGAATATCATGTACAAAATCAGTGTGAAAACACAGGCTTGTTCAAAGGCATGGCTAATTGAGTCATAACTCCTAAAGGCTTGGTGCTAAAGGTTGCTGAGCTGGGAGAAATGCTGTACAGCAATCTCATCATTTCCAGGCTTTTGTTTTACACATCCCATTGCATTTAATTCCACCATCCTGAACCAGTGAAACAAAGACCCATCATTGTCATCATCAGCCAGGAACAATGCCAAACAGATATGTAAATCTGGCATTTCCCCGCGAGGGGCTCAGGTGGACTAAAACGCTAAGGTCGCCGTCATTCACTAGGCCCATCATCAGTTTGTCATGATTATTTCCCTCTACAGAGGAGACCCAAATTATAACACTTGTGGCCTGACAGACATCTTTTGGAGGAAGAGTTGCGCTGTGAACTACAAAAAGAGCAAATTAGGGCAGATCACTCACAATGGCGGAGTAGAGGACAGCAGTGCCAAGGTATCTGAGGAGATGTTTAATTGCACCCTTCCCCAGGGTGGACCTCCTCGGTGGTCTCACACAGAAAAAAACCCTGCCTGGCTCTAGCCAATATCTTCAGTGAATTGGTGAGCTCTGATCCCCTTGATAAGCCTTGGCTTGTTCCCTGAGAACAATGCCTGCCTTTTTTCCACAATAAATATTAGGCAGAGATGTGTGAATTTCTTGCCAAAGGGATGAGAAGTGATTCAAGCTCAGGGAAAAGCTGCCCCGCGTCCTCCAATCCTCACTGCGAGAGATGCCCTTTCTCATCCTCAGGGTCACTGTGTACCTCCTGCACATAAGCCATTTTAAAGTGTGTTTTCTCTACACACACTAAAGCACAAACAGCCTGAACAGCTTGGCTAGAAATTTCAACCCAAGGGACACTCCCCAGTACATGCTTCACATTATAACACACAGGCCGGAAGCTGTGGCTTGGTAAAGTGTAGTTCGGTAAGACATTGTAGTGGACCTCTGACTGTATTGTATTGAACTGGTTTCCCtcagggaaggagggagaggagcTATTATTATGTAGGATAAACCTAAACTGATCAAACTGGAGTGGGTAAAGATATCAAAAACACAACTTCAATCACTGCATCTCCACAACTGCGAACAATTGGAAATGACTCTACGGAGACGTTGTGTAACAGCATTAACACAGACAGCACTACATCATTCTGATCTACATGGGGGGGGGCTTTAATTGTTATGCAATCGGTACAGGTGTGAGCTTCTCATTCCCAGGAGGAACTGCGAGGGAACGCGTCGTGCCTAAAGTTGCTCCTAACATTTGAAGGATAACGTTACTACAGCcagttttatttatagcaaacaTTAGCTGGAACACATTTATAGCCATTAAGACAGAAACATTGCAGTAGCAAGTAAATGTGTGCAGCTCAAGTCCTGCTTATTCATAAActgtatacaattattttaagtattttatgcAGAGAGCTTCTTCCAGCTCTAGGCATTCCCTTTTTAAAACGCACAGTTTTACACTGAGATGTACACTTCAGTATAGCTAAAGAGAAGTGAACTTTCTGAAACTGAGAAACATTTTCACGTAAAACACTAGTACAATGCACTtcacaaataaatgttaaatacacATGGACAATACCAACTCAGCAGGCCTTAATCTGGACATCACAGAGGCGTCAGTTATTGCTTTGCTGGCCACTTTTAAAGCAACTGGCACTTCAATTGTTCTAAATATTGCCAACACTATTACTAATAAAATTATTGATCGAATGGTTTGCTTACCTGAAAATAACCACGGAATCGCTTAGTTAGTCAATCAGGCA from Amia ocellicauda isolate fAmiCal2 chromosome 1, fAmiCal2.hap1, whole genome shotgun sequence includes the following:
- the chrna2b gene encoding neuronal acetylcholine receptor subunit alpha-2 produces the protein MERDFMNFFSLRTTLFCCFILCKSMFCHERSHSHAEEELFKKLFIGYNRWSRPVPNISDVVIVKFGLSIAQLIDVDEKNQMMTTNVWLKQEWNDYKLQWKPSDYDNVTSIRVPSEMIWVPDIVLYNNADGEFAVTHMTKAHLFYTGMVQWVPPAIYKSSCSIDVTFFPFDQQNCKMKFGSWTYDKAKIDLERIENTVDLKDYWESGEWAIINAVGTYNTKKYDCCHEIYPDITYFFIIRRLPLFYTINLIIPCLLISCLTVLVFYLPSDCGEKITLCISVLLSLTVFLLLITEIIPSTSLVIPLIGEYLLFTMIFVTLSIVITVFVLNVHHRSPSTHKMPRWVRSVFLEFIPRWLFMKRPTPDEKHRRLLQQQQQDQSDTKLSTSRYWLETDVDLKYSDAELGIPSFSPPPAGAASARLPTSTHSPLPQKHSLHHRLEGMARQLGGRVNPTQRPAKIDNLVSDPNFPFSPSILRALEGVHYIADHLRAEDADFSVKEDWKYVAMVIDRIFLWMFIIVCLLGTIGLFLPPWLAGMI